GTAACCGATCAATATGGCAGTATGTATTTTCAAACATACAATGCAGGAACAGAAAATGAATCTGTAATAAATTATGCTCCTCAAGTAACATTTAAGAACAACGGCAATGTAGGAATTGGGACAACAAGCCCCGGATCTAAACTGCATATTGATTATAATTCAAACAGAGATATAAGCAAAAAAGCATTATACAGTATATTATCTACACAAACAACTGCAAATGTTACAAGTTATGATAAAGCTGTTTTTGCAAGATTAACTTCATACAGTATTCCTTCAGGTATTACAGACTCCGGCTATAAAATTGCTTTGGATGCAAGTTCTTATTCTACAGAAACAAATTTTGCCGGAACATTAAACAGTAGTTACGGTGTTTGGGCAAGAGCAGGGATTTATAATGCTTCAAGCGGTGCCAAAATAAATAATGCTATAGCAGTTAATGCACAAGTATTAGATAATGTAAGCGGTACAACAATTGAAAATGCTTATGGTGTTTATATTAATACAGGAGGTTACGGATTGACTACCGTGAATAACAGATATGACCTGTATGCAGGAACATCCTCTGCTAAAAATTATTTTGCGGGTAATGTAGGAATAGGAACTTCAAACCCGGATGAAAAATTAACTGTAAACGGAAATGTAACAATTAACAACGACCTTTGGGTAAAACAAGATATTTGGGTACAGACAACTTCACCATGGGGCGATTATGTTTTTGATAAAGATTATAAACTGATGCCTTTATACAAACTTGAAAAATTTATCAAAAATTACAAACATTTACCCGGCATACCTTCTGCAAAAGATATTAAAGAAAAAGGGTTAAACCTTGCCGATACTGATGCTGCACAAATGGTAAAAATTGAAGAACTTACGCTTTATATAATTGAGCAAAATAAACGCATCGAAAAATTAGAAAAACAAATTAAAGAACTTCAAATACAATAAATTATGAAGAAGTTATTTTTATTTTCAATATTGTTGATTTTGTTCGGTAATTCTTTTTCACAAATTGAAACAGTTGAAACATTAGAAGATCATCAAGCAATATTTTCCGAAATTGATATATCAAAAATTACAACAGGGATACTTTACGACAGAATTATTCCTCTATCCGAGATTGAAAAATATACCGGAGAAAATACAGATGCAATTTGCACTAAAAACAAATGGAAACAAATGTATTTTGAATTGCAAAATGCAAGTTATGTTAAAGATACTGTAAATATGCCGGAATTAGATTTTATTTTCGGCAGAAAAAACAGATTTACAAACGGAAAATTGATACCGATATATTTGCTGAATTATAAATACAATAAAATCAAAGAAAATGCACTTGAAAATGAATTAATAATTTTACAAAACAATAAAATTATTGAAAACCCCGCAAAAAGCGAAACACCATACGAAACAAAAAGAGTATTTGCTGCAACACCTTATAAAGCACGCACATACTACGGCAATGACTTTGCATTTATTTTTAACGATAATTTTTTATATACAAACACCGATGAAATAATAACAGATATTTATGTTGATTTTGACGACGGTTTCGGAGAAATAAAAGCAGCAAAAGATAAAACATTATTTGTAAGTTATGCAGAAACAGGAAAAAAAACAATTACAGTTAAAGCGATAACACAAAACAATGATACATTAAATTCAAAATTTGCATTTAATGTAAAAGCAAAAGATGTACCCGAATATACCATTACAAGATTTGAAACAGATGAAATTGTAGGGATAAGATATTTTTGCCCGTATTTCGGAGTATATGTACCTATTCCGTTTGCATGTCCGGATGATGTTGTTATTGAAAATGTTTGCAGAAAAGGCGGCAGTTTATATCATTTCAAATCACCTCACACACCAAGTGTTATTGAAAACAGTATTTTAATTGTTGAAGGTTTTGACTTAAATGATGACCATTTTGCCGAAAAACTTTATGAAATCTTTAACAAACAACAACTTGCTGATTGCATTTTAGATAATAATTATGATATTTTTATTGCAAACTTTGATGTTCCTTCTGATTATATTGCAAATAATGCAATATTTATTGAAAACGTTATAAATCATATAAATAATATCAAAAGTAATAAAAATGAACTGATAATTGCAGGTGGAAGTATGGGAGGTTTAGTTTCAAGGTATGCAATAACAAAAATGGAACAAAACAATGAAGATACAGAAACACGACTTTGGATTTCATTTGATGCTCCCCAAGAAGGAGCTAATATTCCTTTAGGAATACAATATTGGTTTGAAGATTTA
This genomic stretch from Bacteroidales bacterium harbors:
- a CDS encoding T9SS type A sorting domain-containing protein, with product MKKLFLFSILLILFGNSFSQIETVETLEDHQAIFSEIDISKITTGILYDRIIPLSEIEKYTGENTDAICTKNKWKQMYFELQNASYVKDTVNMPELDFIFGRKNRFTNGKLIPIYLLNYKYNKIKENALENELIILQNNKIIENPAKSETPYETKRVFAATPYKARTYYGNDFAFIFNDNFLYTNTDEIITDIYVDFDDGFGEIKAAKDKTLFVSYAETGKKTITVKAITQNNDTLNSKFAFNVKAKDVPEYTITRFETDEIVGIRYFCPYFGVYVPIPFACPDDVVIENVCRKGGSLYHFKSPHTPSVIENSILIVEGFDLNDDHFAEKLYEIFNKQQLADCILDNNYDIFIANFDVPSDYIANNAIFIENVINHINNIKSNKNELIIAGGSMGGLVSRYAITKMEQNNEDTETRLWISFDAPQEGANIPLGIQYWFEDLADFISFINSEYESPFDVPAAKQMLIYHHSHYPSASPERSAFVADLNNKGWPQTCRNIGITNGASDGTGQGYSPGSKILAYNINALVWQRYFTAWAVPDGGNNYVIFQRKKRNEIIHEKKVTNTDPIDTAPGGFSPTMKAIGEGDDAFWDWVHEHTPFNIDMLVNYQNNHAFIPAISALALDVDDYYYKFGTVPEQILLNKTPFDKLYFPTTNISNEPHVWVSNKTAINILDEFIPDYLVLDGHDWTQGEISAEVSIRMTNGFHASANDQVHLFLDEIDKSLLINEGWSKSNNKNIVQENNYKQNNLVNINEDDFIIYPNPTNGVFTISCENSPFKKEIREILITDITGKIVYSKNHIDNNEITINISSEKSGIYFLKFISNNKIINSKIIKL